From Microbacterium sp. LWH11-1.2, one genomic window encodes:
- a CDS encoding ROK family protein has translation MTGAQNADRAGRQIRVGLDVGGTKIDAVAVDGSGDILGRIRRSTGWGDDAVVESIVMAVTALADETGFPVADIGSVGIGIPGLVDVAQGRVDHAVNLGVESLDLAARAEQVLGIPFRVENDVKAAALGAAVLSGVAGSMAYLNLGTGVAAGIVIDGRIWRGSRGTAGEVGHISVDPHGRLCGCGQFGCIETFCGGGALAKAWGRPGALPIRDIFDAADAGDADASALRDDLYHGAAAAVRVLVLSADVETVVIGGGLTALGARLEDGIRAALHAGAEASPFMRSLRLDERIELLSAGSPAAAFGAALVGASVPEKEIVPHG, from the coding sequence ATGACCGGGGCACAGAACGCCGACCGGGCAGGTCGGCAGATTCGAGTGGGCCTGGACGTCGGCGGGACGAAGATCGACGCGGTCGCCGTCGACGGCTCTGGTGACATCCTCGGCCGCATCCGCCGTTCGACCGGCTGGGGCGATGACGCGGTGGTCGAGAGCATCGTCATGGCCGTCACCGCGCTCGCCGACGAGACGGGCTTCCCCGTCGCGGACATCGGGTCCGTGGGCATCGGCATCCCCGGCCTCGTGGACGTGGCGCAGGGGCGCGTCGACCATGCGGTCAACCTCGGCGTCGAATCGCTCGATCTCGCCGCGCGTGCCGAGCAGGTGCTCGGCATCCCCTTCCGTGTCGAGAACGACGTCAAGGCCGCCGCCCTCGGGGCTGCCGTCCTCAGCGGCGTCGCCGGCTCCATGGCCTACCTCAACCTCGGGACGGGCGTCGCGGCGGGCATCGTGATCGACGGACGCATCTGGCGCGGTTCGCGCGGCACGGCGGGCGAGGTCGGACACATCTCGGTCGACCCGCACGGCCGCCTGTGCGGATGCGGACAGTTCGGCTGCATCGAGACGTTCTGCGGGGGAGGTGCCCTCGCGAAGGCGTGGGGGCGCCCCGGCGCACTCCCGATCAGGGACATCTTCGATGCGGCGGACGCCGGAGACGCCGACGCGTCGGCGCTCCGCGACGACCTGTACCACGGCGCCGCCGCCGCCGTCCGCGTCCTCGTGCTGTCCGCCGACGTCGAGACGGTGGTCATCGGCGGTGGACTCACGGCGCTCGGAGCGCGGCTCGAGGACGGCATCCGCGCCGCACTGCACGCCGGCGCCGAGGCGTCACCGTTCATGCGGTCGCTGCGCCTGGATGAGAGAATCGAACTGCTCTCCGCGGGTTCTCCCGCGGCTGCCTTCGGCGCCGCTCTGGTCGGCGCCTCCGTCCCCGAGAAGGAGATCGTCCCCCATGGCTGA
- a CDS encoding NUDIX domain-containing protein yields MPDIHVSAAVIVDDDGRVLVVRKQGTTRFMQPGGKPEPGESPAQTLIRELHEELGLLLDEADLQPLGTFISEAANEPGHRVVAEAFATSIDPEAVSVQAELAELRWITPSDVATLPLAPLSLEHLLPIAWPAQAR; encoded by the coding sequence ATGCCTGATATCCATGTGAGCGCCGCCGTGATCGTCGACGACGACGGGCGCGTGCTCGTCGTGCGCAAGCAGGGCACGACGAGGTTCATGCAGCCCGGCGGCAAGCCGGAGCCCGGTGAATCCCCCGCGCAGACGCTGATCCGCGAACTGCACGAAGAGCTCGGGCTGCTCCTCGACGAGGCCGACCTCCAGCCGCTCGGCACGTTCATCTCCGAGGCGGCCAACGAACCCGGTCATCGTGTGGTCGCCGAGGCGTTCGCGACCTCGATCGACCCCGAGGCGGTGTCGGTGCAGGCCGAGCTCGCCGAACTGCGCTGGATCACTCCGTCTGACGTCGCGACGCTGCCGCTCGCCCCGCTCAGCCTCGAGCATCTGCTGCCCATCGCCTGGCCGGCGCAGGCGCGCTAG
- a CDS encoding ROK family transcriptional regulator, translated as MSVSDEQRAASPSEYGGANAHAFGPGRHLRSRSKVLPEHARGHNRALVLQTLYHAGAMSRADLSRETGLTRVTISDLVAEFIADGIVIEMGVREAVGPGKPPILIDIDRIGHQILGLDLSGPTAFEGAVLSLDGDVLERREVARPESPDGDAVYAATLELARTLVAASTQPLLGVGIGTPGVVRPDGVVLSSPNLGWSNFPLEAKLSIDLDLPVLARNDANAAVLAEYTFGDAKADFMLIKLGRGVGAGLITGSQPLLGSRFAAGEIGHVVVGTDGGPRCACGKDGCLEAWLSVSRMREALAADPAARDEILRDSGTRMAIAIAPIVAALDLSEVVLSGPADLLDGILIDAAIETLHARTLEGVFEDVVVRRTHQDDIVLRGTAVMVLSGQLGVS; from the coding sequence ATGTCCGTTTCGGATGAACAGCGTGCCGCATCGCCGTCGGAGTACGGCGGTGCGAATGCGCACGCCTTCGGCCCCGGCCGGCACCTTCGCTCCCGGTCCAAGGTGCTGCCCGAGCACGCGCGCGGGCACAACCGTGCGCTCGTCCTGCAGACGCTCTACCACGCCGGAGCGATGAGCCGCGCCGACCTCTCGCGTGAGACAGGACTGACCCGGGTCACCATCTCCGACCTGGTCGCCGAGTTCATCGCCGACGGGATCGTCATCGAGATGGGTGTGCGCGAGGCCGTCGGCCCCGGCAAGCCTCCGATCCTGATCGACATCGACCGCATCGGGCACCAGATCCTCGGTCTCGACCTGTCCGGTCCGACCGCATTCGAGGGGGCCGTGCTCAGCCTCGACGGGGATGTCCTCGAGCGACGCGAGGTCGCCCGCCCGGAATCCCCGGACGGGGACGCCGTGTACGCGGCGACGCTCGAGCTCGCGCGCACCCTCGTCGCCGCATCGACGCAGCCGCTGCTGGGCGTCGGCATCGGCACGCCCGGTGTCGTCCGCCCCGACGGCGTCGTGCTCAGCTCGCCGAACCTCGGATGGTCGAACTTCCCGCTCGAGGCCAAGCTCAGCATCGATCTCGACCTGCCGGTGCTCGCCCGCAACGACGCCAACGCGGCCGTGCTCGCCGAGTACACGTTCGGCGACGCCAAGGCCGACTTCATGCTGATCAAGCTTGGGCGCGGTGTGGGTGCCGGCCTCATCACGGGCAGCCAGCCCCTCCTCGGCAGCCGATTCGCCGCGGGGGAGATCGGGCACGTCGTCGTCGGGACCGACGGCGGTCCGCGCTGCGCCTGCGGCAAGGACGGCTGCCTCGAAGCGTGGCTCAGCGTCAGCCGCATGCGCGAGGCGCTCGCGGCCGACCCCGCCGCGCGCGACGAGATCCTCCGCGATTCGGGAACGCGCATGGCGATCGCCATCGCCCCGATCGTCGCGGCCCTCGACCTGTCCGAGGTCGTGCTCTCTGGCCCCGCCGATCTGCTCGACGGGATCCTCATCGACGCCGCCATCGAGACCCTGCACGCGCGCACGCTCGAGGGCGTCTTCGAAGACGTCGTGGTGCGCCGCACGCATCAGGACGACATCGTGCTGCGCGGGACCGCGGTGATGGTGCTCTCCGGACAGCTGGGAGTGTCGTGA
- a CDS encoding FAD-linked oxidase C-terminal domain-containing protein gives MTALSLLQEALGPLVDVSDATLEEARADRSGHAAVGRPLAVVHAETVDHVQQTMRIATATRTPVVVRGAGTGLAGAANAGEGEIVLSTRRMDAILEVRPDDLLAVVEPGILNADLNDRLAVSGVWWAPDPASRDISTVGGNIATGAGGLLCAKYGVVRDAVLGVDLVLADGRLLHLGHRSVKGVTGLDLTSLVIGSEGTLGVVVGATLKLRRLVAGDVCTLTATFPGVRAAASASAAVTAAGAQPAIMELMDAASLAAVHALLDLPAPAVGAAQLTIRTDGPAAAAEAETIAGILRDHGGLTTVARDREDGERLLAIRRSMHAAMASLGTTLIEDVSVPRSAMPAMFDEIARIERDFGLTIPTVAHAGDGNLHPNFIFEGSETPAHVWAAADELFRAAIRLGGTLTGEHGIGVLKRRWLADELGDDQWRLQRQIAAVFDPLGILNPGKVFEPDA, from the coding sequence ATGACCGCACTGTCGCTGCTGCAGGAGGCGCTCGGCCCGCTCGTCGACGTGAGCGATGCGACGCTCGAAGAGGCGCGCGCCGACCGCTCCGGGCACGCCGCCGTCGGTCGTCCGCTCGCGGTCGTGCACGCGGAGACCGTGGACCACGTGCAGCAGACCATGCGGATCGCCACCGCCACCCGCACACCCGTGGTCGTCCGCGGGGCGGGCACGGGGCTGGCCGGTGCGGCCAACGCCGGCGAAGGAGAGATCGTGCTCTCCACCCGACGGATGGACGCGATCCTCGAGGTGCGCCCCGACGACCTGCTCGCCGTCGTCGAACCCGGCATCCTCAACGCCGACCTCAACGACCGTCTCGCGGTCTCCGGCGTGTGGTGGGCGCCCGACCCCGCCAGCCGCGACATCTCGACCGTCGGCGGCAACATCGCGACCGGCGCGGGCGGACTGCTCTGCGCCAAGTACGGCGTCGTGCGCGACGCAGTGCTCGGCGTCGACCTGGTGCTCGCCGACGGCCGCCTGCTGCACCTCGGGCACCGCAGCGTCAAAGGCGTGACGGGCCTCGACCTCACCTCGCTGGTGATCGGCTCGGAGGGCACGCTCGGCGTCGTCGTCGGCGCCACGCTGAAGCTGCGCCGCCTCGTCGCGGGTGACGTCTGCACCCTCACCGCGACCTTCCCCGGCGTGCGGGCCGCGGCCTCGGCATCCGCTGCGGTCACCGCCGCCGGCGCGCAGCCGGCGATCATGGAGCTGATGGATGCCGCGAGCCTCGCCGCCGTCCACGCCCTGCTCGATCTGCCGGCCCCCGCTGTCGGTGCAGCCCAGCTCACCATCCGCACCGACGGCCCCGCGGCCGCCGCGGAGGCCGAGACGATCGCCGGGATCCTGCGCGATCACGGCGGCCTCACGACCGTCGCCCGCGACCGCGAGGACGGCGAGCGGCTTCTCGCGATCCGGCGCTCGATGCACGCGGCGATGGCCTCTCTCGGCACCACGCTGATCGAAGACGTCTCGGTGCCGCGCAGCGCGATGCCGGCCATGTTCGACGAGATCGCGCGCATCGAGCGCGATTTCGGGCTCACGATCCCCACGGTCGCCCACGCCGGCGACGGCAACCTGCATCCGAACTTCATCTTCGAGGGGTCCGAGACTCCGGCGCACGTCTGGGCGGCCGCGGACGAGCTGTTCCGCGCGGCGATCCGCCTCGGCGGCACCCTGACCGGCGAGCACGGCATCGGCGTGCTGAAGCGTCGCTGGCTCGCCGATGAGCTCGGCGACGACCAGTGGCGGCTGCAGCGGCAGATCGCGGCCGTGTTCGACCCGCTCGGCATCCTCAATCCCGGAAAGGTCTTCGAGCCCGATGCCTGA
- a CDS encoding glucosamine-6-phosphate deaminase encodes MAEVVIVENAAAAGALVATEIVELIERRPDAVLGLATGSTPLPVYLALRTQLAGHDVSQVRGFALDEYVGIDPAHPESYRSVITREVVEPLGLDPQRIHVPNGAEATIQHAGDDYEAAIAAAGGVDLQILGIGTDGHIGFNEPGSSFASQTRVKTLTEQTREDNARFFDSIDDVPRHCITQGLGTILKARHLVLLAFGEGKAQAVADAVEGPLTAFLPGSAIQLHPHATVVVDEAAASRLRLADYYRYTFANKPAWQGI; translated from the coding sequence ATGGCTGAGGTCGTCATCGTCGAGAACGCGGCAGCCGCCGGCGCGCTGGTCGCCACCGAGATCGTCGAGCTCATCGAGCGCCGCCCCGACGCGGTGCTGGGTCTCGCCACGGGGTCCACCCCGCTGCCCGTCTACCTCGCGCTGCGCACGCAGCTCGCCGGTCACGATGTCTCGCAGGTCCGCGGCTTCGCGCTGGACGAGTACGTCGGCATCGACCCCGCGCACCCCGAGAGCTACCGTTCGGTGATCACGCGCGAGGTGGTCGAGCCGCTCGGCCTGGATCCGCAGCGCATCCACGTGCCCAACGGCGCCGAGGCGACGATCCAGCACGCCGGTGACGACTACGAGGCCGCGATCGCCGCAGCAGGAGGGGTGGACCTGCAGATCCTCGGGATCGGCACCGACGGGCACATCGGCTTCAACGAGCCCGGATCCTCCTTCGCCTCGCAGACCCGTGTGAAGACGCTCACGGAGCAGACCCGCGAGGACAACGCGCGCTTCTTCGACTCCATCGACGACGTGCCGCGGCACTGCATCACGCAGGGACTCGGAACCATCCTGAAGGCGCGCCACCTCGTGCTCCTCGCGTTCGGAGAGGGCAAGGCGCAGGCGGTCGCCGACGCGGTCGAGGGGCCTCTCACGGCCTTCCTCCCCGGCTCTGCGATCCAGCTGCACCCGCACGCCACGGTGGTCGTCGATGAGGCGGCGGCATCCCGCCTCCGTCTCGCCGACTACTACCGGTACACGTTCGCCAACAAGCCCGCCTGGCAGGGCATCTAG
- a CDS encoding YrdB family protein — protein MPQDSVPVPGVDRPVITALDIVRAVVLVVAVASLALWGFASWSLPWNVIAGVGAPVVVLLVWALFLSPRPVLRVHPFLRAAVELFIYVGVTIAWWSMGQALIGTAFALVAIVTGVLSGRRALS, from the coding sequence ATGCCCCAGGATTCCGTACCCGTCCCCGGCGTCGACCGTCCGGTCATCACCGCTCTCGACATCGTCCGCGCCGTCGTGCTGGTCGTCGCGGTGGCATCCCTCGCCCTGTGGGGCTTCGCCAGCTGGTCGCTTCCGTGGAACGTCATCGCCGGTGTGGGTGCGCCGGTCGTCGTCCTCCTGGTGTGGGCTCTGTTCCTCTCCCCGCGCCCTGTTCTGCGAGTGCACCCATTCCTCCGTGCCGCCGTCGAGCTCTTCATCTACGTGGGCGTCACGATCGCCTGGTGGTCGATGGGCCAGGCGCTCATCGGCACCGCGTTCGCCCTGGTCGCCATCGTCACCGGCGTCCTCAGCGGTCGACGCGCCCTGTCGTGA
- a CDS encoding sigma-70 family RNA polymerase sigma factor encodes MTVHEQNSHHDEPIGDADLILRARSGDTEAFGELWRRHYPSGLSVARSITSSIDPDDLVQESYTRIYQAIIKGGGPNGSFRAYLFTSIRNTAAAWGRSRRETAIDELDTVADPDTTDQAANEALDRSLTAQAFRSLPSRWQEVLWYTEIEQMKPQEVGPLLGMKSGAVSQLAFRAREGLREAWIQAHLRSAAEGSDCQWTIEHLGAYSRGNLGTRDHKRLELHLDECARCMIVAAEAKDVSKRLALVLLPLVLGVTGAAGYLATLQGGGTPIVALAAMPSSIPGSVFAGDPGAAALGAGAGSGAAGSSGTAGGGAGVATGAGTSGGVLTGMGALVGAGSAALVVAGVVAAATIIPGLAGADPSTSLPSAADADSSSITSDVGPDASMNLEEPVVIAPVTKPDATPPPPADETAVRSTPEQNGPVVAPPAPPVTAPDPEDDVDPTDPTDPTDPTDPTDPTDPTDPTDPTDPTDPTDPTDPTDPTDPTDPTDPTDPTDPTDPTDPTDPGVPTTAPSWSAATIWFEGLRIHYSVPITGVPGATVEALLDGSRGGGDEIVLDSLGQGTIDLRPGLAQLVFASDTTVTFRYVLADGIGPSADTTLRALGNPLLVDADAAPVAEATPLDDSAAGVPAGEPVETAAPVEVAPGSAEEAPAPVETDPAPVETEPAPVETEPAPVESAPAVVEPTPTVDAVLAPVDEALATTEGSAPAE; translated from the coding sequence ATGACAGTGCACGAACAGAACTCACACCACGACGAACCGATCGGCGACGCCGACCTGATCCTCCGCGCCCGCTCGGGCGACACGGAGGCCTTCGGTGAGCTCTGGCGACGCCACTACCCGTCCGGCCTGTCCGTCGCGCGCTCCATCACCTCGTCGATCGACCCCGACGACCTCGTGCAGGAGTCGTACACGCGCATCTATCAGGCGATCATCAAGGGCGGCGGCCCGAACGGGTCGTTCCGCGCCTACCTGTTCACGAGCATCCGCAACACGGCGGCGGCATGGGGCCGGTCGCGTCGGGAGACCGCGATCGACGAGCTCGACACCGTCGCCGACCCGGACACCACCGACCAGGCAGCCAACGAGGCACTCGATCGCAGCCTGACCGCGCAGGCCTTCCGCAGCCTTCCCTCCCGCTGGCAGGAGGTGCTCTGGTACACCGAGATCGAGCAGATGAAGCCGCAGGAGGTGGGCCCGCTCCTCGGCATGAAGTCCGGCGCCGTCTCGCAGCTGGCCTTCCGGGCCCGCGAAGGTCTTCGTGAGGCGTGGATCCAGGCTCACCTGCGCAGCGCCGCTGAGGGGTCGGACTGTCAGTGGACGATCGAGCACCTCGGCGCATACTCGCGGGGCAACCTCGGTACACGTGATCACAAGCGACTCGAGCTCCACCTCGACGAGTGCGCACGCTGCATGATCGTCGCCGCCGAGGCGAAAGACGTGTCGAAGCGGCTCGCCCTCGTCCTGCTGCCTCTCGTGCTGGGCGTCACCGGCGCCGCGGGGTACCTCGCCACGCTGCAGGGCGGCGGAACGCCGATCGTCGCTCTCGCCGCGATGCCCTCGAGCATCCCCGGCAGCGTTTTCGCCGGCGACCCCGGCGCCGCGGCCCTCGGCGCGGGCGCCGGCAGCGGTGCAGCCGGTTCGAGCGGCACGGCGGGCGGCGGCGCGGGTGTCGCGACCGGTGCCGGCACCTCCGGCGGCGTGCTCACCGGGATGGGTGCCCTCGTCGGCGCGGGCTCGGCTGCTCTGGTCGTCGCCGGCGTCGTCGCCGCGGCGACGATCATCCCCGGCCTGGCGGGCGCCGATCCATCGACCTCCCTCCCCAGTGCCGCCGACGCGGACTCGTCGTCGATCACGTCCGACGTCGGACCCGACGCGTCGATGAACCTCGAAGAGCCGGTCGTCATCGCGCCGGTGACGAAGCCCGACGCGACGCCGCCCCCGCCGGCGGATGAGACCGCGGTGCGGTCGACTCCGGAGCAGAACGGCCCGGTCGTCGCCCCGCCGGCGCCGCCGGTGACGGCTCCCGACCCGGAGGACGACGTCGATCCCACGGACCCGACCGACCCGACCGACCCGACCGATCCGACCGATCCGACCGATCCCACGGACCCGACCGACCCGACCGATCCCACGGACCCGACCGATCCCACAGACCCGACCGATCCCACCGATCCCACGGACCCGACCGACCCGACCGATCCCACGGACCCGACCGATCCCACCGATCCGACAGACCCCGGAGTGCCGACCACCGCGCCCTCCTGGTCCGCCGCCACGATCTGGTTCGAAGGTCTGCGCATCCACTACAGCGTGCCGATCACGGGCGTTCCCGGAGCGACCGTGGAGGCGCTGCTCGACGGGAGCCGTGGCGGAGGAGACGAGATCGTTCTCGACTCCCTCGGCCAGGGAACGATCGATCTGCGGCCCGGTCTGGCCCAGCTGGTGTTCGCATCAGACACGACGGTGACCTTCCGCTACGTGCTCGCCGACGGCATCGGCCCCTCCGCCGACACGACGTTGCGCGCACTGGGCAATCCCCTCCTCGTCGACGCGGATGCGGCTCCGGTCGCGGAAGCCACGCCCCTCGACGACAGCGCCGCAGGCGTCCCTGCCGGAGAGCCTGTCGAGACGGCCGCCCCGGTGGAGGTCGCCCCCGGCTCGGCGGAGGAGGCTCCGGCTCCGGTCGAGACCGATCCCGCCCCTGTCGAGACGGAACCGGCTCCTGTCGAGACGGAACCTGCCCCTGTCGAGTCCGCACCCGCGGTCGTCGAGCCGACACCGACCGTCGACGCCGTCCTCGCCCCGGTGGACGAGGCCCTCGCCACGACCGAGGGGTCCGCACCCGCCGAATAG